In Penicillium oxalicum strain HP7-1 chromosome I, whole genome shotgun sequence, a single window of DNA contains:
- a CDS encoding Carbonic anhydrase, translated as MFEDKYVAGLRKNKDWAAQTAREHPDLFPTLANGQQPQILWLGCSDSRCAETSMLGLLPGDVFVHRNIANILHPGDLSSGAVIEFAVKFLKVKHVVVCGHTSCGGVAAAMGSKQLGILDPWLLPLRQVRERNLATLEKLSADEAAEKLVELNVRESLNVLTQKSVVLEAIQERGLQVHGLIYEVGSGVLRELDTTDSDEVIKKRLVAFKLQE; from the exons ATGTTTGAAG ACAAGTACGTCGCTGGTCTACGCAAGAACAAGGACTGGGCCGCCCAGACCGCGCGAGAGCACCCGGATCTTTTCCCTACCCTCGCCAACGGACAGCAACCCCAGATTCTGTGGCTCGGCTGCTCTGACTCCCGATGTGCCGAAACCTCAATGCTCGGTCTGTTGCCCGGTGACGTTTTCGTCCACCGGAACATTGCCAACATCTTGCATCCGGGAGACCTGAGCTCGGGCGCTGTCATTGAGTTTGCCGTCAAGTTCTTGAAGGTGAAACACGTCGTGGTCTGCGGTCACACCTCTTGCGGCGGTGTCGCTGCCGCCATGGGGAGCAAGCAGCTGGGTATTTTGGATCCCTGGCTGTTGCCTCTGCGCCAGGTGCGCGAGCGCAACTTGGCCACGTTGGAGAAGCTGTCCGCCGATGAAGCGGCTGAGAAACTGGTGGAGCTCAATGTCCGGGAAAGTTTGAACGTTTTGACCCAGAAGAGCGTTGTGCTCGAAGCAATCCAGGAGCGTGGTCTTCAGGTCCACGGTCTGATCTACGAGGTTGGATCCGGTGTTCTTCGCGAGCTGGATACCACCGACTCGGATGAGGTGATCAAGAAACGATTAGTGGCCTTCAAGCTTCAAGAATGA